Genomic DNA from Triticum dicoccoides isolate Atlit2015 ecotype Zavitan chromosome 4B, WEW_v2.0, whole genome shotgun sequence:
TGTAAATTTGTTTTTTTTGTATAGTTCTCCTAGAATGTCATTTGATCACCAAACTTGACAAGCCTCTCTAACATTTATTGATAATCATTTtcacaaagtttcagattttttcgaAATGTTTTGGTATGTTTTTTTGCATGGGTGCACCGAGGTGGGGTTCAGCCACTACTTTCTCTTGGCAACATCTTATTTCATACTTGCACCATCAATACTATTGTATCTCTATAGTGAGTAGTGCATTTTTTAGGAACCATGACAAGGACATAAGTAAAGGGTCATTGCAAAATGCATCACATCCCTGGGTGGGCATTGAATATGGtgtgtgcatcttagctatgcaAGGCCGGGTGTCACTCATCATgatttgtatcctcttgatgctacattttgagttaGTAAAgtgccctttatcgaaaaaaaatgATCGAGCAACCGCAGACGTTGGGGGTCTCAATTAAGTGTGTTTTTGCTCATAATGATTTGACAATTAATTTGCAAGGAACATACCAAAATGTGGCTATGTGTTGATTGTGATATATGACCAGATGTACGGACAAGTTATGATACAAACAGTACTGCAGCAGCTAGACGAGATCGATGTGACCTGACGATAGCCCAATCTATAATTTCTAGGAACAGAGGAGTGCCCCATATGCTATAAATGCAAAATTCAAGCagtagttttccccttttttttatcAAACAAAAAAGAACTTTCCCTTTTTTTTATCTCTGAATGGTTAGTATGGACAGTAAATGTTATAAGTCTGATTTTCTCCAGCTGTAGAGCAAAAGAAAAAGGAGTTCTCATGCCAGTAAGTAAATCCATGCAGTTTACTCATTTGGCAAATGCATGAATTttgtgataatctaattattcacaCAGAAGGACCTCTGTTGAGNNNNNNNNNNNNNNNNNNNNNNNNNNNNNNNNNNNNNNNNNNNNNNNNNNNNNNNNNNNNNNNNNNNNNNNNNNNNNNNNNNNNNNNNNNNNNNNNNNNNNNNNNNNNNNNNNNNNNNNNNNNNNNNNNNNNNNNNNNNNNNNNNNNNNNNNNNNNNNNNNNNNNNNNNNNNNNNNNNNNNNNNNNNNNNNNNNNNNNNNNNNNNNNNNNNNNNNNNNNNNNNNNNNNNNNNNNNNNNNNNNNNNNNNNNNNNNNNNNNNNNNNNNNNNNNNNNNNNNNNNNNNNNNNNNNNNNNNNNNNNNNNNCCGTGATAGCCGAAAGCCACTCACTGATAGTGAAAGCAAGGAGACAaacatgatgtatgtatgctaacaAAAGCAAACAAATGACAAGAAAAGCTGATGGCGACAACAACCACTAGTAACTTGCCTGATCACAGGAGAAGATCGCCCATGCCAAGGGCCTGTTGAGAAGGATGCCACCCCTGATAATACTCACCAGGCACCTCGCGCCCTGCAGCAGGCTGTAACAGGCGACCATTCCACTTGCTATCACCAAGATCCTGCATCCAAAGACAAGTGATCAAACCACTGTGTGCGGTGCTTCATGTTGGCCTACAGAATTACTTGTGCATGTTACAGCCTTGATGTCCTGGGTTAGCTTTTCAATTGTACTACTTGGCACATTATGTGTTGGTCCACTGTGAGTGAGGATGGTCCTGCTAGCTAGCTTGTGGAGCTAGAGGTGTTAAATGTGGAGAGAAACAATGAAGGTTTTTTGAAGTGGGCGATGcaaacgcacacacacacatctgaTGGCTTCAATGCCGACCATAAATGGCTGCCAAACATCCTGAATCGCTGATCATGGAGCACTGTATCACTCGCATTTGCAACAAATCCTTTAATTTTCTCCACTGATAAAAGAACACCATGAATTATTGGTACAGTAAAAATAAACCCGTTTCAGATGCAGTAAAATCGTAGATGCGCCTCTTCCGTGATCGCCGGTAGGCGAGGGGTAGTAGGTAGGTTCATGCGGTCAGTGTACGCCCTACGCGCCCCCATAAATGATCTAAGTAACCATTGAGCACTGCACTGCACTGCACCACGTGGTGGGTGCGACGATGGCTGCTACTGTGAGCACACTTCACACTTGTCGATCGTTCTCCTCCTCCAACCCGATTCACCTCCCTGCGATGCCATCACCGGCATGCGTACGTACGCGCCATTAATTTTCAATGGAGTTTCGCGGCCAGGTCTGCCTGCCCGTCTACAAGCATGCAGGCAGAGCCTTCCCCGGTGCGGCCACGCAGCGAGGCGGGGAGGCAGCGCTGGCACCGGCACATATGGGGGATGGGCCGTTGGCCCCGACAGGGGGATAAAATAGCCTTTAAGCGCTTGTTTCCTCCGTGACGACGTACGTCTCGTCTCGTCTCTGGGTAGTTGGTCGTGGTGGTTGCTCTGCTAGCAGCTAGCTACTCCTGCAGTCAATCGTCTCGTTATCACCGTAACATCGTCCTCGTCGATGGTTTAATTTGCTCCTGCGTGTTGCACTATCTGATAAACTGCTGATACTATGTTGGGCTGGTGGCTAATCTGATCGCTTCCCGGCCAAATTAAGGAAGATTTCTATGAAAAACATCTGTGGGGAAGGAAGATTACTATAACTGAGCTCATAAAGGAAGTCGTACTAGGACATTGGCCGAGTGGCTAGTGCGTGGCCGGCTACTCAACGCCACAAGGTGAGGTACATGCTCGTTGTGTGAAAACCAGTAGTAGAAAGATTCTTAGCTAGAATAATGGGCTCGCTCGATCGATCCCATCGGCGACGGCGAGTGAACGATGGTTCCGCGACATATAGCACCGCTGGAACACTGCCGCAATGTGAACACCCGTACCGTACCAGTGGCTACTTTCGTGCAAaaaggaaaaatggaaattttgTGAAGATCCGCTTCTTTGCTGCTGCGCTGATTCACAGCCTGAGTGAGCCGTGACTAGTCGAGAGGAGAAATTTTAGTGGCGGAGAGCCGTGACTAGTGAGACAGCGACTAGCCGTGACTGGTGAGACAGTGAGCCGTGCACGGCCGAGAGGGGATTTTTTAGTGGCCGCATGCAGATAGAGCAGGTTGATTTGATTTACTACTACTGCATGCTACTAACTGAGAGGAAATTAAGATAGGTGTTGCTTACACGAGGGACTGCATGTCGGTGTACCGGGCGACCTTCTGGATGGAGAAGAAGGTGCGGGACTGGCGGTCGGCGCCGAGGAGGGCGGCGGCGAGCACGGCCAGGCCGCACGCCGCGCACCGCAGGAGCACCTCGGCGGCGCGCACCCGCCGCTCCAGGGTGGCCGAGACTCGCCCGCCCGCGCCGTAGTAGCACACCGGGACATTGCCGGGGCTCACCCCGTCGCCTCCGCCCCCTCCTTGCCTCATGGTAGCCTTCTGATCCCTCCTGGTAGTGTTCAGTGGCTGGTGGCTAACTACTGAGGCCTCGAGGGAAGGGAGGGCTGATGCGTACTACTACGCTACGGGCCGGGGAGCGGAGGTATTTAAAGTGGGCAGAGGCAGACGAAGCAGAGGAGCGTAAATGTGCAGCGTCTCGGCTAGGCGCACTCCACCAACCCGGCGCCATTGGAGGGCCGTCCGGATGTGTGAATTTAATCGTTGGGATCAAATCAAACGTGTGCATGGTTTGACTTAAGTGAGAATATGTGCATTTTAGTAATTTTTGCATTTGAATAATTTGGCAGAACCACAACTTCCGAGCCCTTACTACATGTAAAACTACAATTATTTGGCTAATATTTATCCTGAGACACAGCCCTTTTGACGCCGAATCCGACACTTTTTTTTAGGGGGCCGAATTCGACACTTGGGCACACCTACAACGACCGACATGGAAGAAAAAAACACAGGCAAGATGAACTTTTTCTTAAAACAGGCAAAAGAATattcattttcattgattaagagaaAATGTTTAGAAACGGAGGCCCAAAGCCAATAAACAAAAGTCACTCTCGCCGCATCACATTACTCAACTAGCCACAATGACCCCAACCGTGTTAGCATCACAGAAAGCAGGGTACACCGAGCATACTGGCGTGTGGGTCCAGCCAAAAATCTACAGGAAATCACACAGGAATTCTACCCAAATACCAGTATAACATTCAGAAGGAGTCAACCACATGAtgacatgtagatctttgtgaagatttaCCGTGTGGTAAATCTTTGTTTAAACTAGACAGAATCTCTAAAAACGTCATCAGTGATGTCATAGAATGGTGCTCGGAGCCCCAAGCATTGACCACCCGGTGTACACGGTCGGCGGCATGGCTTTCCGGCTGTGGTGAGAACCTCTTGCATAGCGTACTCCCAGCACCATTCTATGACATAGATGAACGATCTCTCCATAGATTGCAAGCATACTGTCTTCATGTTCCGGCAGCGCTTCGCCACACGAAGCTAATCGTCGCTAGAGAatcagagggaggagattagaaccatacTTGGCttataattatgaggattagagaaaCTAGATCTAGCTCTAATTGAAACAACCAGAACTAGACtacagaactagaggaggctccaaaacttgtatatccaaaaggtgccaatacctcaagtatatatatgttggaggagggggagagggagccaCAGAAGGGGGGAAACCCCCTTAAgctatgagctctggcacctctacaaatctctgcttccctctgcgaagggtctatctatttatttttatgttgagtcaccatcttctcttataaagcaccaactagggaacactattgtcatacttgtgcattgggtgtagttaatatttgagtgtgtttcatgaatggatcaatgattgagcataatgggctcggaataactttctttagcattgatattttgaaagacatagttgcttgttgatatgcttgagtattgatgtttccatgtcaaattatagactattgctttgaatcattcaagtccaaatgtccatgctacaaagaaaagaatatatgatgaatatgttaggtagcatttcacatcaaaaaatttgtttttatcatttacctactcgaggacgagcaggaattaagcttggggatgcttgatacgtctccaatgtatctataattttttattgttcgatgttatttatatttttaatcttggatgttttatatacatttacaagcaactttatatcatcaactaaggggcactatgatcgtatttgatcattgggtgtagctaatattcgagtgtgtttcatgaatggatcaatgattgagcataatgggctagggataacttgctttagtgttgatattttgaaagacatggttgcttgttggtatgcttgagtattaaagtctttatgtcaaaactagactattgctttgaatcatataaaagtctatATGTCcaggctataaagaaaagaaatgtgatgaacatgttaggcagcattccacatcaaaaaatttgtttttatcatttacctactcaaggacgagcaggaattaagcttggggatgccgatacgtctccaacgtatctataatttttgattgttccatgttgttatattatcattcttggatgttttacaatcattttatagtcattttatatcatttttggtactaacctattgacatagtgcccagtgccagttgttattttctacatgttttttacatcgtaggaaatcaatatcaaacagagtccaaaagcagtgaaactcctggaggattttttgggccagaatacatccagtgggccaaggaagcacctgggggggtgGGTCGAGGGgaacagcacccaccagggcgcgccaggaggcccaggcgcgccctggtgagttgtgcccacctcgggtgccccctgaaccgcctctttgctctataaataccccaatattccagaaaccctaggggagtcgacgaaaatcaattacagcagccacagagtccagaaccaccagatccaatctagacaccatcacggagggattcaccacttccattggtgcctcccgatgatgcatgagtagttctttgtagacctacatgtccgtagttagtagctagatggcttcctctctctctcttgattatcaatacaatggtctcttggagatccatatgatgtaagcctttttgcggtgtgtttgttgggatccggtgaactttgagtttatgatcagatctatgtttttatccatgaaagttatttgagtcttctttgatctcttatatgcatg
This window encodes:
- the LOC119291372 gene encoding CASP-like protein 2U2, whose translation is MRQGGGGGDGVSPGNVPVCYYGAGGRVSATLERRVRAAEVLLRCAACGLAVLAAALLGADRQSRTFFSIQKVARYTDMQSLVILVIASGMVACYSLLQGARCLVSIIRGGILLNRPLAWAIFSCDQVMAYVIIGAVAVAMEAALLGKTGQVEFQWMKTCELYQRFCTQAGGGVACAVAASATMVGIALVSAFNLFRLYGHGKGSSK